The following is a genomic window from Myxococcales bacterium.
TTTCTTGCCAACCTCTAAGTCTTTGATCACATTCAAGGCTTGCTCTGCTCGTTGTCTTTCTAAAAGAGCTCTTCTTGAAACAACTATGTTACGACCATTTTCTTCAATGCGTTCGATTAAAAAAGGCAAAGTTCTACCGACAAAGCTAGCCGTATTTTCTACAAACTTATTGTCGATCTGGCCGACTGGACAAAAAGCGCGTTTCCCGGAGATTTGAATATCAAATCCACCTTTATTAACGCTAATGACTTTTCCTTCCACAGCTACACCTTTGGCATGAGCTTCTTGCAACATCGCTTCATCCAAACCAGATTGAGCAATATTGTTAGAAATAGTGACGCCGCCTGTCACAGAACTTACATAGCCAGAAATTTTATCACCTAGGTGATAAACGAGATGACCATTTTTATCGCGTAATTCTGAAGTTGATATGGCTGCTTCTAACTTAGCATCCAAAGAAACAAACGAGTTTTCTTCGCCAATATGAACAATAACGCCCGCTACTTTATCACCAAGCCTCACCTGAAGTTGGTTGGCTTGCAAATCACTTTGCGCAAGAAGCTCAGCAAAATCTCCGCTTTCATCAAACTCTACAGGCTCAACATATAGAGGTGTAACGAGCTCTTCTTTTTTAGGCTCGAAGATTTTTTCTTGAGGTGCTGCTAATTTTTCTTGAGTCTCTTCTTTTACAAGCTCTTGTTCATGCGCACTATTTTTTTCTTCATTGACATTACGACGCTTATGAGAGGATCTCGTATTTCTCTCTTCAGGCGAGCGCCTTACAACCCGAGGACGAGTTTGAGCACCACTTACATCTATACGACGACCGGTATCAACGGCAGTTGCTTTAATGGTAGTAGAAGGAGCATCGTTATCGCTTATTTTTTTTTCATTCATTTTATTGCCTATTATCCAAAAAGTTCGCGCACTTTTTCAAAAAACCCTTTGTGTTCTGGGTGTGTTTCTTCCTCTGAAATATCAGCAAATTCTTTTAAAAGTTCTTTTTGTTTATTAGTTAATTTTTTAGGAACCTCTACCTTCACTGTCACCAACTGATCACCGCGCTTGTTATTATGAGATGCTCTCATTCGCACAATGCCCTTTTCCTTCAATCTAAAAACCGAACCTGATTGAGTGCCTGCAGGAATATTCATTGAAACTTTTCCATCAAGGGTTGGCACGTCGATCTTTGCCCCTAGCGCTGCCTGTACAAATGAAATCGGCACCTGGCACAACACATTATTGCCTTCGCGCTCAAAAATAGGATGCGGATCGATCACAACAGCAACATAAAGATCTCCTCGCCCTCCACCTTGGATACCACCTTCTCCCTCGCCGGTGTAGCGCAGCTGGACACCTTCCTCGATACCTGCAGGAATTTTAACCTTTATTTTTCGCACTACGGACTGGCGTCCAGAGCCTTTACAAGCATCGCACGGATCGGTTATGCGAGAACCTTGGCCATTGCAGGTAGGACATGATTGCGAAATTGCAAAAAATCCCTTCTGCATGCGAATCTCTCCAGCACCATTGCAGGAGTGACAGGTTTCACGTTTGCTTCCCGACTTTGCTCCACTTCCTTGACAACTAGAACATGCCTCTTTGCGTTTGATGCTAATTTCTTTTTCAACTCCAAAAGCAGCTTCTTCAAACTTAATATTAAGATGGTAACGTAAATCTGCCCCGCGCTCGGCACGACTGCGCTTACGCCCTCCGCCTTGGCCACTAAAGAAATCTCCAAAAATATCTCCAAAAATATCTTGAATATTTATACCACTGGCAAAATCTTCAGGCCCAGCACCTCCGCCCATACCAGCATGACCAAAACGATCATATTGAGCTCGTTTTTGAGCGTCACTGAGCACTCCATAAGCGACTGATGCTTTTTTAAATTTTTCCTCGGCACTCTTATCGCCTGGATTCTTATCTGGATGGTATTTATGCGCAAGCTTTCGATATGCGGTTTTTAATTCACTCTCCGTCGCATCACGCGAAACGCCTAATATTTCGTAATAATCCTCTTGTGCCATAAACTCGCCTATTAAGTAAAAAGAGATTCTAACCTGGCTAGCTTAGGCACTTTATGAAGCTTGGACAAGGGCCCGATAAAAGACTTCGAACACAAGGTATAATGTCACATAAATTCAGTGAATTACTAAAACCTCAGCACAAGGCCAACATGCAGTAGCTCTAAAAAAACAATAAACTGGGCTCCGCCTAAGAGTTGAACATTTTTGCAACACATGCGACTAGTAAATCGTTTTTTAGGCGAAGCCCACATCTTTTTGCTATCTGA
Proteins encoded in this region:
- the dnaJ gene encoding molecular chaperone DnaJ; the protein is MAQEDYYEILGVSRDATESELKTAYRKLAHKYHPDKNPGDKSAEEKFKKASVAYGVLSDAQKRAQYDRFGHAGMGGGAGPEDFASGINIQDIFGDIFGDFFSGQGGGRKRSRAERGADLRYHLNIKFEEAAFGVEKEISIKRKEACSSCQGSGAKSGSKRETCHSCNGAGEIRMQKGFFAISQSCPTCNGQGSRITDPCDACKGSGRQSVVRKIKVKIPAGIEEGVQLRYTGEGEGGIQGGGRGDLYVAVVIDPHPIFEREGNNVLCQVPISFVQAALGAKIDVPTLDGKVSMNIPAGTQSGSVFRLKEKGIVRMRASHNNKRGDQLVTVKVEVPKKLTNKQKELLKEFADISEEETHPEHKGFFEKVRELFG
- a CDS encoding S1 RNA-binding domain-containing protein, producing the protein MNEKKISDNDAPSTTIKATAVDTGRRIDVSGAQTRPRVVRRSPEERNTRSSHKRRNVNEEKNSAHEQELVKEETQEKLAAPQEKIFEPKKEELVTPLYVEPVEFDESGDFAELLAQSDLQANQLQVRLGDKVAGVIVHIGEENSFVSLDAKLEAAISTSELRDKNGHLVYHLGDKISGYVSSVTGGVTISNNIAQSGLDEAMLQEAHAKGVAVEGKVISVNKGGFDIQISGKRAFCPVGQIDNKFVENTASFVGRTLPFLIERIEENGRNIVVSRRALLERQRAEQALNVIKDLEVGKKYDAVITRVADFGAFADIGGLEGLIPRSEISHGRIDRVSDVLSSNDPVQVVVLSFELNKDNPKNSRLSFSLKKTKEDPYTLYWDQIKEGATLEGRVVRLEAFGAFVELFPGIDGLIHISELSQNRVAHPKEVLSIGDPVTVHVISVNDEEKRIGLSLREAVSRKKPGESVEVKVERGQKFSGVVSRIERYGIFVELDNGATALLPQSETALPKNADLSKSFSIGEKIEVAVIDVDQQNRVRVSQIARQKMDERDSYLQFSAKENEKSGGFGTFADLLKKRK